The Proteiniborus ethanoligenes genomic interval ATTTGTGCCAATGCTGTATCTTTCCCAATCTTTGTAGCTTCAAATCTAAATGTTCCAAACTTATTTATTGTAGCACCTATTACCTCATCACCTGCTTTTTTATCTACAGGTATGCTTTCTCCTGTTAGCATAGATTCATCTACTGATGAATTGCCTTCTACTATTTTACCATCTACTGGAATCTTTTCCCCTGGTCTAACTACTATTATATCTCCCACTACAACATCTTCAATTGGTATATCTACTTCCTCTCCATTTTTTATGATTCTAGCAGTCTTAGCCTGTAGTCCCATTAGTCTTTTTATAGCCTCAGATGTTCTACCCTTTGCTAGGGCCTCTAAAAGCTTACCTAATAGGATTAAAGTGATAATAACCGCAGAGGCTTCAAAATAATAATCGGGCACACCTACTATTACGTTGTATATACTATAAAAATATGCGGCTGATGTTCCCATAGCAACTAATACGTCCATATTAGCTCCTCCACCTCTAAGAGAATGGTATGCTCCCTTATAAAATCTATAGCCTATTACGAATTGAACAGGTGTAGCTAGTGCCAGCTGGAAATATCCATTACTTAAAATATTGTGTACTCCTGCCATATGGAAAAACATTGCCGAAAATAATGGTAAGCTTAATAAGGTAGATATAATAAATAAATATTTTAATTTATTTATTTCCCTTTCTCTAGCTTCTTTTTCTCTGTCTATACTTTCATCTATTTCTTCTCTAACGCTATATCCTGCTTTCTTAATAGCATTTTTAAAGTCATCAATTGTTAAATCGCCTTCAACATATTCTACAGTCCCTTTGTTTAATGCTAGGTTTACATTTACATTTGTTACTCCTTGGATTCTATTAAGAACCTTTTCAACTCTTGCTGAGCAAGCAGCACAAGTCATGCCTTCTATATTTAAAGTAGTCTTTCCAATTGGTACTTGGTATCCTGTTTTTTCAACTCTAACAACAATATCCCCTATAGAAAGCTTTTCTGAATCATATTCTACCGTTGCTTTTTCTGCTATTAAATTTACTATAGCAGAATTTACTCCTTCCATCCTTGATAGAGCATCCTCTACCCGCTTTGAGCAGGATGCTCAGGTCATTCCTTGAACTTTTATATTAATCTTTTCAATTCCCATCTTGTCACTCCTATCAATAAAGTTTTTCAACGGATTTATACGCCCCCACCCCATATGGGGTGTGTAGATTAATTATAGCATTATGTTTTTTGTTTGTAAATAGTATTATTCCTTTTTCAAAAAATTAAAAACACCTATTTAACATAGGTGCTTAAGTAGTCATATATTCTAACTCTTCTATATCATTAATTATTATTTTTTTGCTTCCAATTAGCTCTATTACTCCTTGCTCTTGCATGCTGCCTAATTTTCTGCTGATGGTTTCTCTGGTAACTCCTATATAATTAGCTATATCCTCTCTGCTTAAAGGCAGCTCAAGCTCTATTATATCTCCTTTTGCAACTCCAAAATCCTTTACAAAGCTAAGCAAAAGTCCAGCTATTCTGGCCTCTATATCTTTTGTACTTAGGCTTTGGATGAGATTCTCTAGCTTTACGATTCTATCATAAACCACCTGTAGTATTTGAAGTCCTATCTCAGGTGTTTCTTTTATTATGCCATCAAAATCATCCTTTGTAAGTATGCAAATATTTGAGTCTTCTAATGCCTCTGCATTAAATTTAAATTCATCTTTCTTTAAAAGGCTTAAGTCTCCAACAAAATCACCTTCAGAAAGAAGGTAGAGTATTTGTTCCTTTCCTTCTCTAGTGTATTTAAATATTTTAATCTTCCCTTTGTTTATAACATAAAGCTTATCAGATACATCGCCTTCGAAAAATATTATCTGACCTTTTTTAAAGTTTTTATGTGCTATTTTCTCTGTAAGCCTTCCTAGTTGTTCTGGAGTCAGTACAGAAAAAATTGATACCTTATGAGCACAGTATTTACCTTTGCATAGATTACAAACATTATATTCTCTTGTAGCTCCTAAAACATTTTCCATTTATTTTCCCCCTTATATAAAGCAAGGCTATTGATTAGATTATATTCTTATTCCCGCATATTATTTATATTTCTATAATCTATTATAACGGATATGGTGAATATTTCAAATAAGGAGGAAAAATAAAATCCGTAGGTCATACCTACGGTTATATATTATATGCTGCAAGGGCTATATCCACAGTTTGGACAAATAAAGCAACCTCCCTCTGGCATCATTTTGCTTCCACACTCGTTACATTCGTTGCTTTGAAGATTCTTTTTGTCTTTTTTTATAATTGTTCCGTTTTCCATGCTAGTTCTCCTCTTATCTTATTATTATTCTGCTATCTGTAACTACATAATCCACTGGCATATCATGCTCTTCTGTAGCTATATATTCTAATATTTGATAGTCGTATGCCAATCCTATAGTAGGAATTGTAAAGCATAATTTTGAAAGAAATCTATCATAGTAGCCCGCACCAAAGCCAACTCTAAAGCAACCCCTATCAAAAGCAAGTCCTGGAAGTATTATTAAATCAATGCTTTCAGTGCTTACAGGTTTCACAAGCTCTGCTTTAGGCTCTAAATATCCAAAACTACTCTTTACCAAATCCTTTTCTACACTTTTGATTTCAGTTGGCACAATTCTTTTTCCATCATCTATGCAAAATGGTACTATGACATTTTTCCCAAGATCCTTGCATAATTGAATTAGCTTGAAAGTGTCTACTTCATTATCAAAGCTTAAATAAAGCATTATTGATTTGCTTTCCTTAAATATTGGCAATTTAGTTAGAGTTGAAATAATTTTTTCGCTTAAGACTTCTACTTGCTCCTTGCTCATTTGTTTTCTTAAAGCTATCATTTCTTGTCTTATTTCGTGTTTTCTGTAATTTCTCATATTTCCCCTCCTGCCAGCTGCTAATTAATATATATCCATAATTCTACCCTTTAATCAGGTAATATATGATCAAAAAAAAGAGCAAGGTCTATACCTCGCTCTCTAAATGCTTAACTACAGGTTGATCCTCCTCTGATTGGTACTATGTGGAATCCTTTTCTTAGCCAATCATTTACATAGTCTACATTAAATGTACCATATGTGCTTAGAAGATCTTTTTCAACTAAATAAGTGTAATCTCCTATTTTAGTTACATCGTCTCCATCTTTTTGCTCATCCAGAGCTAAACCAAATGATGGACCGCCTCAGCCAACTCCTGCAATATATATTCTTACGCTTTTACTTTCTGAACCTTTTTTGTCTAATATTTTCTTAAGCTCTTCTTGAGCTTTTTCTGTTACATTTATGTTCATAATATCCCTCCATACTTTCTCTTAATTGTTTTATACCCCCAACGGGTATTGCTAAACATAT includes:
- a CDS encoding Crp/Fnr family transcriptional regulator, giving the protein MENVLGATREYNVCNLCKGKYCAHKVSIFSVLTPEQLGRLTEKIAHKNFKKGQIIFFEGDVSDKLYVINKGKIKIFKYTREGKEQILYLLSEGDFVGDLSLLKKDEFKFNAEALEDSNICILTKDDFDGIIKETPEIGLQILQVVYDRIVKLENLIQSLSTKDIEARIAGLLLSFVKDFGVAKGDIIELELPLSREDIANYIGVTRETISRKLGSMQEQGVIELIGSKKIIINDIEELEYMTT
- a CDS encoding 5-formyltetrahydrofolate cyclo-ligase; amino-acid sequence: MRNYRKHEIRQEMIALRKQMSKEQVEVLSEKIISTLTKLPIFKESKSIMLYLSFDNEVDTFKLIQLCKDLGKNVIVPFCIDDGKRIVPTEIKSVEKDLVKSSFGYLEPKAELVKPVSTESIDLIILPGLAFDRGCFRVGFGAGYYDRFLSKLCFTIPTIGLAYDYQILEYIATEEHDMPVDYVVTDSRIIIR
- a CDS encoding HesB-like protein; the protein is MNINVTEKAQEELKKILDKKGSESKSVRIYIAGVGUGGPSFGLALDEQKDGDDVTKIGDYTYLVEKDLLSTYGTFNVDYVNDWLRKGFHIVPIRGGSTCS